The following coding sequences are from one Nicotiana tabacum cultivar K326 chromosome 1, ASM71507v2, whole genome shotgun sequence window:
- the LOC142162019 gene encoding uncharacterized protein LOC142162019, producing MDKNNPSSIRGFRDFEVDVIVVDDNANYRILSSIIAEQLSIDTSDKIIEIKYIVNENCPPMEIRNDIGVRAYMETKKENKNLGSYPLCISVRDFNMELTINNESTSAGSSGSLNLLEFPSTPAIEEYQSEIITESTQTYIEEGQVYQDKQTVAAAMKNYSVMHKFQFRVKRSSHRSYWLICVAESCKWHFKATSINDSAMFKIRSFNRQHTCCLIDETFIQRKRTVAVLGSMVVPKYCDPKTVYTPKDIQTDMLSEHGLNLSYMQAWRAKEKALHFLRGNLCDSYNKLPKYFYILEKNYPGSVVKLKKAADDCFLYAFVALCTSINGWQHCRPVVVVDGTFLKSAYRGIMLTASTMDAAGTIFPLAYAVVDFENDASWKWFFEQFKEAYGERPSMCVVSDRHESILKATSVVYPGLAHYSCMWHIWTNIRSKFKKGHLQLHELYFATPRSYTMDEFNERMLKIEEVDLRVKSYLYDIGYHRWSRVHATVNRTFTMTSNIAESLNAVTKDARELPIFDLFEYMRTLLERWTKEKLSKAKGTFTYLGHKYNKELEDNSTLSQKLRVRYFFLVQ from the exons ATGGATAAGAATAATCCATCTAGTATTAGGGG ATTTAGAGATTTTGAAGTTGATGTCATTGTGGTAGATGATAATGCAAATTACAGAATTCTCAGTTCTATAATTGCAGAACAATTATCGATTGATACATCGgataaaattatagaaatcaaatacattgtgaACGAGAATTGTCCTCCAATGGAGATTAGGAATGATATAGGGGTTCGTGCTTACATGGAAACCAAAAAGGAGAACAAAAACTTAGGTTCGTATCCTTTATGTATAAGCGTAAgagatttcaatatggaattgaCAATCAACAATGAAAGCACTAGTGCAG GTTCGTCTGGATCCCTAAACTTACTTGAATTTCCATCCACACCAGCTATAGAGGAAtatcaaagtgaaataataactgaaTCTACGCAAACATATATTGAAGAAGGACAAGTTTATCAGGACAAACAAACAGTAGCTGCTGCAATGAAGAATTATTCAGTGATGCACAAGTTCCAGTTCAGAGTAAAAAGATCTAGTCATAGAAG CTACTGGCTTATATGTGTTGCTGAAAGCTGTAAATGGCATTTCAAGGCAACGTCAATTAATGATTCGGCAATGTTCAAGATAAGAAGTTTCAACCGTCAACACACATGCTGCCTAATTGACGAAACATTCATACAGCGCAAACGTACTGTAGCAGTACTTGGTAGCATGGTCGTTCCAAAGTATTGTGATCCTAAGACTGTTTATACACCAAAGGACATACAAACTGACATGTTATCCGAACATGGACTGAACCTAAGCTACATGCAAGcatggagagcaaaggaaaaagCTTTACATTTTTTGAGAGGGAATCTGTGTGACTCCTACAACAAATTacctaaatatttttatattcttgagaagaattatcctggtTCTGTTGTTAAATTGAAGAAGGCAGCAGATGATTGCTTCTTATACGCATTTGTTGCTCTTTGTACATCAATAAATGGTTGGCAACATTGTAGGCCGGTAGTAGTGGTTGATGGGACATTCTTAAAGTCAGCCTACAGGGGGATTATGCTGACAGCAAGCACCATGGATGCAGCAG GTACTATTTTTCCCTTGGCATATGCTGTGGTTGATTTTGAAAACGACGCGTCTTGGAAgtggttctttgagcaattcaaggaGGCATATGGTGAAAGACCTTCAATGTGTGTTGTTTCAGATAGGCATGAGAGTATACTGAAGGCAACATCAGTTGTCTATCCGGGATTGGCACACTACTCTTGCATGTGGCATATATGGACAAATATAAGGTCAAAATTCAAGAAGGGACATCTACAATTACATGAATTGTACTTTGCTACACCACGGTCATACACTAtggatgaatttaatgaaaggatgTTGAAGATTGAAGAGGTAGACCTGCGTGTAAAGTCTTACCTATATGATATTGGCTATCATAGATGGTCAAGAGTACATGCAACGGTAAATAGAACTTTTACTATGACGTCAAACATTGCCGAGTCGTTGAATGCTGTAACAAAAGATGCAAGAGAGCTTCCAATATTTGATCTATTTGAGTATATGAGGACTCTTCTTGAACGTTGGACAAAAGAAAAGTTATCGAAGGCAAAAGGTACTTTCACATACCTTGGTCACAAATACAACAAAGAATTGGAAGACAACAGTACATTATCTCAGAAACTAAGGgtaagatatttttttttggtgCAGTAG